One Verrucomicrobiales bacterium genomic window carries:
- a CDS encoding exo-alpha-sialidase translates to MKTIHESTWVTRIFANARSTPLRALLFLALNAIGWMAIPSAHAQLGSLLPLPLHGNAQTDLGSDYNPQLSTDGQGNWVAVWSSTENLNGTAGTDADILISRSTDNGSSWSPPALLNLNGTADSGQDQLPRITNDRQGNWLVVWQSSSTPGGTAGNDFDIFFSVSSNGGVSWSAPAALNSNASSDTHDDRNPALSTDGKGVWIATWDAANDGLSGGDTEIFFARSVDNGRTWSARAVLNRNSDSDAGRDFHASIDVDRSGTWIAVWSSDDDLTGIPDFDTDLLVARSVDEGKTWSAPSLLNGNATTDEGEDFNPEIRASPTGIWLAIWESGSSLGGTIGRDQDILFSRSADAGLTWSAVEPLNRSARLDQGLDSFPSLATDGAGNWVALWNSEANLNNGLGSDSDILAAYSTDDARSWSAPIPLSAHSGRDSAADLNPRLATDGRGAWVFVWSADALAPGALLSDTDILVASLIQPLLWSSPTFLHTNATTDLGNDFAPRLATDGRGGWVATWHSSEKSISRSNVVWDVVVSRSSDNGRSWSPAELLYSRVGTHLADGRDPAIATDRQGNWIIVWTSSGLPGEPTGSDSDIFYALSTNHGLSWSLPKAVAPEAVTDAASDFSASITSDGQDGWVVAWATQGGAYGNDFDTLRSISKDRGMTWSPSLPLNTNADTDIGDDFSPRVETDGAGQWIAVWMSNDSLNDTIGRDDDILVSYSTDQGERWTSPRPLNLNAATDGVDDDDYNPRIATDRRGNWLAIWHSESTLANTIGTDFDILMSRSTNNGVSWSAPFPVNADAGFDTEEDTDPELATDGSGTWIAAWTSSKLPLGGRKGNPIQAEVVHARSFDDGMSWSFPSAVSTEATTDETLNVNPVIQSGGNQWIVAWSSAPDLLNTDYDIRFASSSSATSAFTPPSPTAIALTVQTQLPAPGMAANVVVQWAGGLPPFQLQQRSSLSSGGWVTVVASTCDRSATFPIVGSQQYFRVIGVPSGIDAHLGWLDSHEYESPGGANAIAETLFIGGFGLDAEVDILSSGALPLVVRRTLFNRSSLPIAAGYRVALEIRGWTFLAVGGDVGYVPGADAQVLFSCETTNTPALLPGQSGEIEFELGGAGCPPAFPLLALPCGLFRETMTVDSPATRTGDCDALVEVETGNFIFIQEPNRIEIQLVLDPNADPDVLAVDRRRTWVFANGGRNNGDPFTVTTHQLTINTTTPGFAFFVRARMPRVGPEAPTVGTFVPGILQAPAAPSVQVSPLVYNYQVTVVPDHNGLSSCNVIGIPFRYEEKVDTTLTVISTNGCAIAQRSILATGIYECIFQ, encoded by the coding sequence ATGAAGACGATTCACGAGTCTACTTGGGTCACACGGATATTCGCCAATGCTAGATCAACCCCACTCCGGGCTCTGCTTTTCCTGGCCCTCAACGCAATCGGCTGGATGGCGATCCCAAGCGCGCACGCCCAGTTAGGATCTTTGCTCCCACTTCCACTCCACGGCAATGCCCAAACCGATCTGGGATCGGACTACAATCCTCAGCTGAGCACGGATGGACAAGGAAACTGGGTAGCGGTGTGGAGCTCCACCGAGAACCTGAACGGCACCGCAGGGACGGATGCTGACATCCTGATCTCCCGCTCGACAGACAACGGTAGCTCCTGGTCGCCGCCAGCGCTGCTCAACCTCAATGGAACAGCCGACAGCGGCCAGGACCAACTTCCCCGCATCACGAATGACCGCCAGGGTAACTGGTTGGTGGTGTGGCAATCCTCCAGCACGCCAGGAGGAACCGCAGGCAACGACTTCGACATCTTCTTCTCCGTTTCCTCCAATGGCGGAGTCAGCTGGTCCGCGCCCGCCGCGCTCAACTCGAACGCAAGCTCGGACACTCACGATGACCGCAACCCCGCTCTCTCCACGGATGGCAAAGGTGTCTGGATCGCCACTTGGGACGCTGCCAACGACGGGCTGAGCGGTGGTGATACCGAAATTTTCTTCGCGCGATCGGTTGATAACGGCCGGACTTGGTCGGCACGCGCCGTGCTCAATCGCAACTCGGATTCCGATGCGGGCCGTGACTTCCACGCCAGCATCGATGTGGATCGGTCGGGGACCTGGATTGCCGTGTGGTCCTCCGATGATGACCTAACTGGGATACCAGACTTTGACACCGACCTTCTGGTCGCCCGATCGGTGGATGAAGGAAAGACTTGGTCGGCCCCCTCCCTGCTCAACGGCAACGCCACCACAGATGAAGGCGAGGACTTTAATCCCGAGATTCGCGCCAGTCCCACCGGCATTTGGCTGGCCATCTGGGAGTCGGGTTCGTCGCTCGGCGGCACGATAGGACGCGACCAAGATATCCTGTTCAGCCGTTCCGCCGACGCGGGCCTCACGTGGAGCGCGGTGGAGCCCCTGAACCGAAGCGCGCGGCTTGATCAAGGCTTAGACAGCTTCCCCTCCTTAGCCACGGATGGAGCCGGCAATTGGGTGGCCCTTTGGAACTCGGAAGCCAACCTGAACAACGGGCTCGGATCCGATTCAGATATCCTGGCCGCCTATTCCACCGATGACGCCCGGTCGTGGTCGGCGCCGATTCCTCTCTCGGCCCACAGCGGACGCGACTCCGCGGCCGACCTCAATCCCCGCCTCGCCACCGACGGCCGGGGAGCTTGGGTCTTCGTCTGGAGCGCAGATGCTCTAGCCCCAGGCGCGCTGTTGAGCGATACCGACATTCTGGTGGCGTCCCTGATCCAGCCGCTTCTTTGGTCTTCACCAACGTTCCTTCACACCAATGCGACTACCGACCTAGGAAACGATTTCGCTCCTCGCCTGGCGACCGATGGTCGGGGCGGTTGGGTTGCGACCTGGCACTCGTCGGAAAAATCCATTTCCAGATCGAACGTCGTTTGGGACGTCGTCGTATCACGTTCGAGCGACAATGGCCGGAGCTGGTCGCCAGCCGAACTTCTTTACAGCCGGGTTGGCACCCATCTCGCCGACGGCCGAGACCCAGCCATCGCCACGGACCGTCAAGGAAACTGGATCATCGTCTGGACTTCCAGTGGCTTACCCGGCGAACCGACGGGCTCCGACTCCGACATCTTCTATGCCCTCTCCACCAATCATGGCCTCAGCTGGTCCCTCCCCAAGGCGGTGGCCCCCGAGGCAGTCACCGATGCCGCATCGGACTTCTCAGCTTCGATCACCTCCGACGGTCAGGATGGCTGGGTAGTTGCCTGGGCCACCCAAGGTGGCGCCTACGGAAACGACTTCGACACCCTCAGATCCATCTCCAAGGACCGCGGGATGACCTGGTCGCCCTCTCTACCCCTGAATACCAACGCGGACACCGACATAGGAGACGACTTTTCCCCGCGCGTCGAAACGGATGGCGCCGGGCAATGGATCGCGGTCTGGATGTCGAATGACTCTTTGAATGATACCATCGGAAGGGATGACGACATCCTGGTGAGCTATTCCACCGATCAGGGTGAACGGTGGACGTCCCCTCGCCCGCTCAACCTGAATGCGGCGACCGATGGCGTCGATGATGATGACTACAACCCTCGGATTGCCACCGATCGAAGGGGCAACTGGCTCGCGATTTGGCACTCGGAGAGCACGCTAGCCAATACCATCGGAACCGACTTCGATATTCTGATGAGTCGGTCGACCAACAACGGTGTCAGCTGGTCCGCCCCATTTCCTGTGAACGCGGACGCCGGATTCGATACCGAGGAGGACACGGACCCGGAGCTCGCCACCGATGGCTCGGGAACCTGGATCGCCGCCTGGACATCCAGCAAGCTGCCCCTCGGCGGGCGGAAAGGAAATCCGATCCAGGCGGAGGTCGTGCACGCCCGCTCGTTCGACGACGGGATGTCTTGGTCGTTTCCGTCAGCCGTGAGCACCGAGGCCACCACCGACGAGACCCTCAATGTCAACCCAGTGATCCAGTCCGGAGGGAACCAATGGATCGTCGCGTGGTCGTCAGCGCCCGACCTCCTGAACACCGACTACGATATCCGCTTCGCCTCCAGCTCCAGCGCCACCTCCGCCTTCACGCCCCCCTCCCCTACTGCCATCGCCCTCACGGTGCAAACGCAGCTGCCGGCCCCGGGCATGGCTGCAAACGTGGTGGTCCAATGGGCAGGAGGCCTCCCTCCGTTCCAACTGCAACAGCGTTCTTCGCTCAGTTCCGGTGGCTGGGTGACAGTCGTCGCATCTACCTGCGATCGATCGGCGACATTCCCTATCGTCGGCAGCCAGCAGTATTTTCGAGTGATAGGTGTACCGTCCGGCATCGATGCCCACCTCGGGTGGCTGGATTCCCACGAGTATGAATCCCCCGGCGGCGCCAACGCGATTGCCGAGACCCTTTTCATCGGTGGCTTTGGCCTGGACGCGGAGGTCGACATTCTGTCCTCCGGCGCGCTGCCCCTGGTCGTTCGACGGACGCTCTTTAACCGGAGTTCCCTGCCGATCGCGGCTGGCTATCGCGTCGCGCTGGAGATCCGCGGCTGGACCTTTTTGGCCGTCGGAGGTGATGTAGGTTACGTCCCGGGCGCGGATGCTCAGGTTCTGTTCAGCTGCGAGACCACCAACACCCCCGCGCTCCTTCCCGGACAATCGGGAGAGATCGAGTTCGAGCTGGGCGGTGCTGGCTGCCCTCCTGCGTTCCCTCTCCTGGCGTTGCCCTGCGGACTGTTTCGGGAAACGATGACGGTGGATTCGCCGGCGACCAGGACCGGAGATTGTGACGCGCTCGTCGAAGTCGAGACCGGAAACTTTATCTTTATCCAGGAGCCAAACCGGATCGAGATCCAGCTGGTGCTGGATCCCAATGCAGATCCAGATGTGCTGGCCGTCGATCGCCGACGCACGTGGGTTTTCGCGAATGGCGGGCGCAACAATGGCGATCCGTTCACCGTCACAACCCATCAATTGACGATCAACACCACCACTCCCGGATTCGCCTTTTTCGTCCGCGCCCGAATGCCTCGGGTGGGCCCAGAGGCTCCGACGGTCGGCACGTTTGTTCCCGGGATTCTCCAAGCACCCGCAGCTCCATCGGTTCAAGTCTCTCCCCTGGTTTACAACTATCAGGTGACCGTGGTGCCAGATCACAACGGCCTTTCGAGTTGCAATGTCATAGGCATCCCTTTCCGCTATGAGGAGAAAGTGGATACTACACTGACGGTCATCTCCACCAACGGATGCGCGATCGCGCAAAGATCCATTCTGGCAACGGGGATTTACGAGTGCATTTTCCAGTAA
- a CDS encoding pseudouridine synthase, which produces MSLLSQLAGCHFAPLTDLGPRRAKLLSLCKEWRIRGHLSLTPEGIEFCLAGAQEPLQCLLKELKSWTCLQDLEFSISNTSHQPFDRIRVTIQRELGSPDVLTTSVVQRRGLSIPPHAFKGWLDRRRNMVLLDLRDDHDALANAFERAQSIRVSSHRELPAALRRLQPELKEQLIVLVCQNGSRSEQAAHLLQHQGFRRVFRLKGGLRGYREACENAPLLDQTKAPQAASNEGGRVDPPDPCTCFACDTLLSEEALRDPRYVPGKFCPHCFLTEAQEMAANIGTRLARIRTASNPLPGSFPRDCFKAITIRPSCDGRTVLDALRFAVSHLPDSHWERECLEGRILNSHHEPVSARHPVRAGQTYLHRFPDTIEPDVNPDVDILHEDAALIVINKPAPLPMHAGGRFFRNTLQHLLNAAYHPEQPRPAHRLDANTTGVLLITRNQLYAGRLQPQFSQGRVRKQYIVRVHGHPPEDVFDCAAAVSSESRELGSRGIALTGGLPARTEFRVLRRDPDATTLLEASPLTGRTNQIRVHLWHLGFPVCGDPVYLPKGGLGHTQTLDTQAPPLNLHSWRIQFGHPLHGRPAEFTAPVPTWAGFLPLAG; this is translated from the coding sequence ATGAGTTTGCTCAGCCAACTTGCGGGTTGCCATTTCGCGCCGTTGACCGATCTAGGTCCACGCCGCGCCAAACTGCTGTCACTCTGCAAAGAGTGGCGCATCCGCGGACACCTGTCCCTCACGCCGGAAGGGATCGAGTTCTGCCTGGCAGGGGCTCAAGAGCCCCTTCAGTGTCTATTGAAGGAGCTTAAGTCCTGGACCTGCCTTCAGGACCTCGAATTTTCAATTTCAAATACCTCCCATCAACCGTTCGATCGGATACGGGTCACCATTCAACGGGAACTCGGCAGTCCAGACGTTCTCACCACCTCGGTGGTCCAACGCCGCGGCCTCTCCATCCCGCCTCACGCCTTCAAGGGATGGCTCGATCGGCGACGGAACATGGTCCTGCTCGACCTACGAGACGACCACGACGCACTCGCGAACGCCTTCGAGCGGGCCCAATCCATCAGGGTTTCCAGCCATCGGGAGCTGCCGGCCGCGCTCCGACGGCTGCAGCCCGAACTGAAGGAACAGCTGATCGTGCTCGTCTGCCAGAACGGCTCACGATCCGAGCAAGCCGCACACCTGCTCCAACATCAGGGCTTCAGGAGGGTGTTCCGACTGAAAGGAGGGCTACGAGGGTATCGGGAAGCCTGCGAAAATGCACCACTGCTCGATCAAACCAAAGCCCCACAAGCCGCTTCGAACGAAGGGGGTAGGGTTGATCCGCCGGATCCCTGCACCTGCTTTGCCTGCGACACTCTGCTGAGCGAGGAAGCCCTGCGAGATCCGCGCTATGTCCCGGGCAAGTTCTGTCCTCATTGTTTCCTGACGGAGGCTCAGGAGATGGCCGCCAACATCGGGACTCGACTAGCCCGGATCCGGACCGCAAGCAACCCACTGCCAGGAAGCTTCCCTCGCGACTGCTTTAAAGCCATCACGATACGACCATCGTGCGACGGCCGGACGGTGTTGGATGCGCTCCGATTTGCAGTCAGTCACCTGCCCGACTCTCATTGGGAACGTGAATGCCTCGAGGGACGGATTCTGAATAGCCACCACGAACCGGTCTCGGCCCGGCATCCGGTTCGCGCGGGGCAGACGTATCTTCACAGGTTTCCAGATACGATAGAACCGGACGTCAATCCCGACGTGGACATCCTTCACGAGGATGCTGCGCTGATCGTAATCAACAAACCTGCGCCCCTACCCATGCACGCCGGCGGGCGATTTTTTCGCAACACCCTCCAACATCTTTTAAACGCCGCATATCACCCCGAGCAGCCGCGTCCCGCGCACCGGCTGGATGCCAACACCACGGGAGTTCTGTTGATCACCCGCAACCAATTGTATGCTGGCCGGCTCCAACCACAGTTCTCTCAAGGCCGGGTCAGAAAGCAGTATATTGTGCGCGTCCATGGACATCCCCCCGAAGACGTGTTCGATTGCGCGGCGGCCGTCAGCTCTGAGTCGCGGGAGTTGGGTTCGCGAGGGATAGCCCTCACCGGCGGCCTACCAGCCCGAACTGAGTTTCGCGTGCTGCGCCGGGATCCTGACGCCACCACCCTGCTCGAAGCTAGCCCGCTCACCGGTCGAACCAACCAGATCCGGGTCCACCTGTGGCATCTCGGATTTCCCGTCTGTGGCGACCCAGTGTATCTGCCGAAGGGTGGCCTGGGGCACACCCAAACCCTGGACACTCAAGCTCCCCCGCTGAATTTGCATTCCTGGCGAATCCAGTTCGGACATCCGCTTCATGGGCGCCCTGCCGAGTTCACCGCCCCCGTGCCAACATGGGCGGGATTCTTGCCGCTGGCAGGCTAA
- a CDS encoding methyltransferase yields MKTARASKDLYRELRALPWPKLWLEEVPRFNAAAPRERFERVSVIRAVGVVFEESGPKAQKAEVKQWLLGLLQDPQEKIRRYAMAALPKFGVGLREEAALLEVMKAAASEREKRSLGEVLSKVGGAATAEALQTVTGFSAQVVQKVTASVARSQSPSVLLFVRVISGFPGLRIHFRCRKGLERILRQEVDERPQFRVLDMSPGLLVVQAPESFCLSDLYQLRCFDTLGFALGQVRRSSEAESVEALAAVIASSLTLRLIENLTEGSLRYRLDYIGKGHQRGAIRQVATRAFEQCPQILNDAREAPWAIDVHPHALGDSVELRPRLSPDPRHSYRLDAVPAASHPPLAACLARIAGKMPNEYVWDPFCGSGLELIEMARLGGVRRVFGTDLSEDAVGITERNFQAAELGAIQSTFACCDFRDFAGVEGLTPQTLTLVITNPPLGRRVPIPDLRLLIEDLFAVAAKMLQVGGRLVFVNPFKMASPQRSMRLEFQQVVDLGGFDCRLEVYRKISV; encoded by the coding sequence ATGAAAACAGCCCGAGCCAGCAAGGATCTGTATCGCGAGTTGAGGGCCTTGCCTTGGCCCAAGTTGTGGCTCGAGGAGGTCCCCCGTTTCAACGCGGCTGCGCCTCGCGAACGCTTTGAAAGGGTCTCCGTGATCCGTGCGGTAGGGGTTGTGTTTGAGGAATCCGGCCCCAAGGCCCAGAAAGCAGAGGTTAAGCAGTGGCTGCTTGGGTTGCTGCAGGACCCTCAGGAAAAGATCCGCCGCTATGCGATGGCGGCCTTGCCGAAGTTTGGGGTGGGGCTCCGAGAGGAAGCGGCGCTTTTGGAAGTCATGAAAGCGGCCGCGAGTGAGCGTGAAAAGCGCTCGCTAGGAGAGGTGTTGTCGAAGGTCGGCGGGGCCGCGACGGCCGAGGCTTTGCAGACCGTCACCGGATTTTCGGCTCAAGTGGTTCAGAAGGTGACGGCGAGCGTCGCCCGCAGTCAGAGCCCGAGCGTACTCCTTTTTGTGCGGGTAATATCTGGGTTCCCCGGTCTTCGGATTCACTTCCGGTGCCGCAAAGGTTTGGAACGAATCCTGAGGCAGGAGGTGGACGAGCGCCCACAGTTTCGCGTTCTGGACATGAGCCCGGGGCTGCTGGTGGTTCAGGCGCCGGAATCCTTTTGTTTGTCCGATCTCTACCAGTTGCGCTGTTTCGACACTCTGGGCTTTGCTTTGGGACAGGTGAGGCGATCGTCGGAGGCTGAGTCGGTTGAGGCTCTGGCCGCGGTCATCGCCTCGAGCTTGACCTTGCGGCTGATTGAGAACCTCACCGAGGGCTCGTTGCGCTATCGGCTTGATTACATCGGGAAGGGGCATCAGCGCGGGGCCATTCGCCAGGTCGCCACTCGGGCCTTTGAACAATGCCCGCAGATTCTCAACGACGCGCGCGAGGCTCCGTGGGCGATCGACGTTCACCCGCATGCACTGGGCGATTCGGTCGAGCTTCGTCCCCGGCTCTCGCCCGATCCCCGACACTCGTATCGGCTCGATGCTGTGCCGGCCGCCTCGCATCCGCCTTTGGCCGCCTGTTTGGCCCGGATTGCCGGGAAGATGCCTAATGAATATGTGTGGGATCCCTTTTGCGGATCGGGCTTGGAATTGATCGAAATGGCGCGGTTAGGCGGGGTGCGGCGCGTCTTCGGCACGGATCTAAGTGAGGACGCGGTTGGCATTACGGAGCGCAATTTTCAAGCCGCCGAGCTGGGGGCTATCCAGAGCACATTCGCGTGTTGTGATTTTCGTGATTTCGCGGGTGTCGAGGGCCTGACTCCCCAAACGTTGACCCTGGTCATTACGAATCCACCGCTGGGTAGGCGGGTGCCGATTCCGGACCTGCGTCTCCTCATTGAGGACTTATTTGCGGTTGCCGCGAAGATGCTGCAGGTGGGCGGCCGGCTCGTATTCGTAAACCCATTCAAAATGGCGAGCCCCCAAAGATCGATGAGGCTCGAGTTTCAGCAGGTGGTCGACCTGGGAGGCTTTGACTGCCGCCTGGAGGTCTATCGCAAGATCTCGGTTTAG